The Lysinibacillus pakistanensis genome includes a window with the following:
- the mbcS gene encoding acyl-CoA synthetase MbcS — MKRQDLIAPEWYNITEEIEKYAQDANKNALIIYDENDDVQFITYAHLLAKANQAAHVFTKQGLTKGDVLIVMVPRSVEAYIVYIAALKAGITIIPSSEMLRAKDIEYRINHANAKGIVAYEPYIEQFDNVKNLQGLQQFVIGTAHEPWQSLLQKMQEQPTDYISSTPTKSSDKAFLAYTSGTTGNPKAAVHTHSWGYAHLRATAPNWLGVQEDDIVWATAAPGWQKWIWSPFLATLGSGATAFVYKGKFNAATYLTLLEKFNINILCCTPTEYRFMAALENLQDFNLESVREAVSAGEPLNSDVIKVFVDTFGLQVRDGYGQTENTLLVGTMVGMEARIGSMGKPTSGNTVDIIDDFGNPVSVGEVGDIAVHRETPALFKKYLHDPERTSLQFRGDWYITGDRAYKDVDGYFWFEGRGDDVIISSGYTIGPFEVEDALIKHVAVKEAAVVASPDEVRGNIVKAFVVLIDGEIGNDNLIKQLQNHVKALTAPYKYPRAIEFVTELPKTSSGKIRRIELRQQEKNKCNIK; from the coding sequence ATGAAAAGACAGGATTTAATTGCACCTGAATGGTACAATATTACAGAGGAAATTGAAAAATATGCACAGGATGCAAACAAGAATGCGCTCATTATTTATGATGAAAATGATGATGTTCAATTTATTACATACGCACATTTACTTGCAAAGGCAAATCAGGCAGCACATGTTTTTACAAAACAAGGTTTAACAAAAGGTGATGTACTTATCGTGATGGTGCCTAGATCAGTAGAAGCCTATATTGTCTATATTGCCGCTCTAAAAGCCGGTATAACAATTATTCCTAGTTCAGAAATGCTAAGAGCAAAGGATATAGAATATCGTATAAACCACGCTAATGCAAAGGGCATTGTTGCTTATGAGCCATATATTGAGCAATTCGATAACGTGAAAAACTTACAGGGCTTGCAGCAATTCGTAATAGGTACTGCTCATGAACCTTGGCAGTCATTACTTCAAAAAATGCAAGAACAACCAACAGACTACATAAGTTCAACTCCAACGAAAAGTTCAGACAAGGCATTTTTAGCTTATACAAGTGGTACAACAGGCAATCCTAAGGCAGCCGTACATACACATAGCTGGGGATATGCACATTTACGAGCAACAGCTCCAAATTGGTTAGGCGTACAGGAAGATGACATTGTTTGGGCTACAGCAGCTCCAGGTTGGCAAAAATGGATTTGGAGTCCATTCCTTGCTACATTGGGAAGTGGTGCAACCGCATTTGTGTACAAGGGTAAATTTAATGCAGCAACATATCTCACACTTCTTGAGAAATTCAATATTAATATCTTGTGCTGTACACCAACTGAATATCGATTTATGGCTGCATTAGAAAATTTACAAGATTTTAATTTAGAAAGTGTTCGTGAAGCTGTCTCAGCAGGAGAGCCTCTAAATAGCGATGTAATAAAAGTGTTTGTGGATACTTTCGGTTTACAGGTAAGAGATGGCTATGGGCAAACTGAAAATACATTACTGGTTGGAACAATGGTAGGTATGGAGGCTAGAATTGGCTCAATGGGAAAACCAACTTCAGGAAATACAGTTGATATTATAGATGATTTTGGAAATCCTGTTTCAGTTGGAGAAGTAGGTGATATTGCCGTTCATCGTGAAACGCCTGCGTTATTTAAAAAATATTTACATGACCCTGAGCGTACTAGCTTACAATTTAGAGGAGATTGGTATATCACTGGTGATCGAGCATATAAAGATGTAGATGGTTATTTTTGGTTTGAGGGGCGAGGAGATGATGTTATTATTTCATCTGGCTATACAATAGGACCCTTTGAAGTAGAAGACGCTCTCATCAAACATGTTGCAGTAAAAGAAGCGGCAGTTGTAGCAAGTCCAGATGAGGTTCGAGGAAATATTGTAAAGGCATTTGTGGTACTTATTGATGGAGAAATAGGAAATGATAATCTTATTAAACAACTTCAAAATCATGTAAAAGCTTTAACAGCACCATATAAATATCCTCGTGCCATTGAATTTGTAACTGAATTGCCAAAGACTTCTTCAGGCAAAATCCGTCGTATTGAATTGCGTCAACAAGAGAAAAATAAATGTAAT
- the thiM gene encoding hydroxyethylthiazole kinase, with protein sequence MILQTIRKKSPLIHCITNYVVANFQANGLLAIGASPVMADGNDEVEEMVAIASSLLINIGTLNDKTKESMILAGKKANALGIPVVLDPVGAGATTYRKQTVKQLLEEIEFAVIRCNIGELAAIANIKWQQKGVDSGTGSISLEDEAKRIAQLYHCIVIVTGEKDFITDGNHQQWITGGNPHMAEVTGTGCLLSAICCAAFVSDNQPYYQLVDVLRCYKKIAEQAGSTTQYIGDFQIAILNELYRLSKDGER encoded by the coding sequence ATGATTTTGCAAACTATCCGTAAAAAAAGCCCACTAATTCATTGCATTACAAATTATGTAGTGGCAAATTTTCAAGCAAACGGTCTATTAGCAATTGGTGCCTCACCAGTTATGGCTGATGGCAATGACGAGGTCGAGGAAATGGTTGCAATTGCCTCAAGCTTATTGATAAATATTGGTACCCTTAATGACAAAACGAAAGAATCCATGATACTTGCAGGAAAAAAAGCCAATGCACTTGGCATACCTGTAGTTTTAGATCCAGTTGGCGCTGGAGCCACTACCTACCGAAAACAAACTGTAAAACAACTGTTAGAAGAGATTGAATTTGCAGTAATTCGCTGCAATATTGGAGAGCTTGCCGCAATTGCCAACATAAAATGGCAGCAAAAAGGTGTAGACAGTGGAACAGGTTCCATTTCCTTAGAGGATGAAGCGAAGAGAATTGCTCAGTTGTATCATTGTATAGTGATTGTCACAGGTGAAAAAGATTTTATAACTGATGGAAATCACCAGCAATGGATTACAGGTGGAAATCCTCATATGGCAGAGGTCACTGGTACTGGTTGCTTATTAAGTGCCATTTGTTGCGCTGCTTTTGTATCCGACAATCAGCCCTATTACCAATTAGTAGATGTACTAAGATGTTATAAAAAAATTGCTGAACAAGCCGGTTCTACTACACAATACATCGGTGATTTTCAAATTGCTATATTGAATGAACTATATCGTCTTTCAAAGGACGGTGAACGATAA
- the thiD gene encoding bifunctional hydroxymethylpyrimidine kinase/phosphomethylpyrimidine kinase has product MQVVTTIAGSDSGGGAGIQADLKTFQELKVFGTSVITALTAQNTLGVSGVMPIEASFVEQQLQALLEDFSISAVKTGMLFSSAIIQTVAQMTANTKVPLIVDPVMIAKGGESLLQQDAIDAIINHLLPVATIVTPNIPEAETLTGKEINTLADIKEVAKLLLQTGVQCVIIKGGHLADKNFAIDYIFFKNGQSFSMQTPRIASKNTHGTGCTFSAAITAFLGSGLPIKEAIIEAKKFIQLAITYDLALGNGHGPTNHFAYQNYKETCEVIIHES; this is encoded by the coding sequence ATGCAGGTTGTTACGACAATTGCTGGATCTGATAGTGGCGGTGGTGCTGGTATACAGGCTGATTTAAAAACCTTTCAGGAATTAAAGGTGTTTGGAACTTCTGTCATTACAGCTTTGACCGCTCAAAATACACTTGGTGTATCAGGGGTAATGCCCATTGAGGCAAGCTTTGTTGAGCAACAACTACAGGCACTATTGGAGGATTTTTCAATTAGTGCGGTGAAAACAGGCATGCTATTTTCCTCAGCCATTATTCAAACTGTTGCACAAATGACGGCTAATACAAAAGTCCCGCTTATTGTAGATCCTGTGATGATTGCAAAGGGCGGAGAAAGCTTATTGCAACAAGATGCCATCGATGCCATCATTAATCATCTACTGCCAGTGGCAACCATTGTGACTCCGAATATCCCGGAGGCCGAAACGCTTACTGGCAAAGAAATTAACACTTTAGCTGATATAAAAGAAGTAGCCAAGCTCTTGTTACAAACTGGAGTACAATGTGTCATTATAAAAGGAGGGCATTTAGCAGATAAGAATTTTGCCATTGATTATATATTTTTTAAAAATGGACAGTCTTTTTCTATGCAAACTCCTCGTATTGCGTCAAAAAATACACATGGTACTGGCTGTACGTTTTCAGCAGCCATAACTGCTTTTTTGGGCAGCGGTCTTCCTATAAAAGAAGCAATTATCGAAGCAAAAAAATTTATTCAATTAGCAATAACGTATGATTTAGCTCTAGGTAATGGGCATGGGCCGACAAATCATTTTGCCTATCAAAACTATAAGGAGACCTGTGAGGTGATTATTCATGAATCGTAA
- the thiE gene encoding thiamine phosphate synthase: MNRKDLQLYFIMGTGNVVHQKPIQVLEKALQHGITMFQLREKGPCALTGQEYENFARHCQKLCQQYNVPFIINDDVELAVKLNADGIHIGQEDFPVSKIRKKIGKMILGVSVHSHAELETALQYGADYVGIGPIFATTSKSDAKTPSGTKFLQGLRIENPELPIVAIGGINCSNGQSVIDAGADGIAVISAICDSEDISQTIATFKSFFI, encoded by the coding sequence ATGAATCGTAAGGATTTACAGCTATATTTTATAATGGGCACAGGTAATGTTGTCCATCAGAAGCCAATACAAGTTCTTGAAAAAGCTTTACAGCATGGGATCACCATGTTTCAGCTTCGAGAAAAGGGACCTTGTGCATTAACAGGACAAGAATATGAAAATTTTGCTCGTCATTGTCAAAAGCTTTGTCAGCAGTATAATGTGCCGTTTATTATCAACGATGATGTAGAGCTTGCAGTAAAACTTAACGCAGATGGAATCCATATTGGTCAGGAGGATTTCCCTGTATCTAAAATTCGTAAAAAAATTGGAAAGATGATACTAGGTGTTTCAGTTCATTCTCATGCTGAATTAGAAACTGCTCTACAATATGGAGCAGATTATGTAGGAATTGGTCCCATTTTTGCAACCACTTCTAAAAGCGATGCGAAAACGCCAAGTGGAACGAAATTCTTGCAGGGCCTCCGCATTGAAAATCCGGAGCTTCCCATTGTTGCAATTGGAGGCATAAATTGTTCAAATGGACAATCAGTTATTGATGCTGGTGCGGATGGTATCGCTGTTATTTCTGCTATTTGTGATAGTGAGGATATTTCCCAGACAATAGCAACGTTTAAATCATTTTTTATTTAG
- a CDS encoding alpha/beta-type small acid-soluble spore protein, with the protein MASNNNRSSNQLAVPGVQQALDQMKYEIAQEFGVQLGADASARANGSVGGEITKRLVQMAESQLKGMPNNNQ; encoded by the coding sequence ATGGCTTCAAACAACAACCGCAGTTCAAACCAGCTTGCAGTACCTGGTGTACAACAAGCACTTGATCAAATGAAATACGAAATTGCACAAGAATTTGGTGTTCAATTAGGAGCTGACGCTTCAGCTCGTGCTAACGGTTCCGTTGGTGGTGAAATCACTAAACGTCTTGTACAAATGGCAGAATCTCAATTAAAAGGTATGCCAAACAACAATCAATAA
- the thiI gene encoding tRNA uracil 4-sulfurtransferase ThiI: MIWKEILIRYGELSTKGRNKMDFIRRLRENIRHAFADLGHLHIRTERDRMFIAIQNEIQMNVLLEGLPKIFGIQSFSPVAACEKDIEAMKKLAITIMDTFKNEQLTFKVEVKRTDKTFPLESHAIQREIGGYVLPNYKNLSVKVKNPDIELRVEVRHDATYMMAQVIPGAGGMPVGSNGKSLLMLSGGIDSPVAGYLMMKRGVRLEAIHFFSPPYTSQNSLEKVKVLANELTKFGASIRLHVIPFTEIQVLIKEKVPSNVSMTTTRRMMLKVADKVREDIDALAIVTGESLGQVASQTLESLTAINAVTNTPILRPLISTDKLEIINIAEKIGTYETSIQPFEDCCTIFTPASPKTKPKLEKVEHYESFSDFDELIERAVKNREVYIFPKKEQETDKFADLL, translated from the coding sequence ATGATTTGGAAAGAAATTTTAATTCGTTATGGCGAGCTTTCAACAAAAGGACGCAATAAGATGGATTTTATCCGCCGATTGCGTGAAAATATTCGTCATGCATTTGCAGATTTGGGACATTTACACATTCGTACAGAGCGTGATCGGATGTTTATCGCTATACAAAATGAAATTCAAATGAATGTTTTATTAGAAGGATTACCTAAAATTTTTGGCATACAATCTTTCAGCCCAGTGGCAGCATGTGAAAAAGATATTGAAGCTATGAAAAAGCTAGCCATTACAATTATGGATACATTTAAAAATGAGCAGCTTACCTTTAAAGTAGAGGTGAAGCGCACAGATAAAACTTTTCCATTAGAATCTCATGCTATTCAACGTGAAATTGGCGGCTATGTTTTACCAAATTACAAAAATCTATCTGTAAAGGTAAAGAATCCTGATATTGAGCTTCGTGTAGAAGTGCGTCATGATGCAACTTATATGATGGCACAAGTGATTCCAGGTGCAGGTGGAATGCCAGTAGGTTCTAATGGGAAATCGCTGTTAATGCTTTCTGGTGGAATAGACAGTCCAGTCGCTGGCTATTTAATGATGAAGCGTGGTGTGCGCTTAGAGGCGATTCATTTCTTTAGTCCACCATATACAAGCCAAAATTCATTGGAAAAGGTAAAGGTACTAGCAAATGAATTAACGAAGTTTGGCGCAAGTATTCGTTTACATGTCATTCCTTTTACTGAAATACAAGTACTGATTAAAGAAAAAGTACCTTCAAATGTATCAATGACAACAACTCGCCGCATGATGTTAAAAGTTGCTGATAAGGTACGGGAGGATATAGATGCACTAGCAATTGTAACAGGTGAAAGCCTTGGACAAGTGGCAAGTCAAACACTTGAAAGTCTTACTGCAATAAATGCTGTAACCAATACACCGATTTTACGTCCCTTAATCTCAACTGATAAATTAGAAATTATCAATATTGCTGAGAAAATTGGCACATACGAAACATCTATCCAGCCATTTGAAGATTGCTGCACCATTTTTACACCTGCAAGTCCAAAAACAAAACCAAAACTTGAGAAGGTTGAGCATTACGAAAGCTTCTCGGATTTTGACGAATTAATTGAACGAGCTGTGAAAAATCGAGAAGTCTATATTTTCCCGAAAAAAGAACAAGAAACCGATAAATTTGCAGATCTTTTATAA
- a CDS encoding cysteine desulfurase family protein encodes MEVKTIYLDNSATTKPLKEVMQAFMVVNEQYYANPASIHAMGVEANNLLMRAREQVADILQTEAKNVLFTSGGTESNNTAILGLAHSNTHKGKHIITTEIEHPSVLESVKQLEKEGFEVEYLPVDQNGVISLDDLRAKVRKDTILVSIMHVNNEMGAIQPIFEAAKIIHNMSRAAFHVDAVQSFGKLPLAFNHEDGPDCISISGHKIHGFKGSGVLAFRTHMKWQPYALGGGQEYGLRSGTVAVPQAVALSKAARIAVESRVDQEKKYRKWHDEICLQLREYGEAVHILSTPQGAAHILSFSIRDLKGEVIINAMQKRQVIVSTSSACSSKQTKTSHVVEALKLDEHFKKGVIRLSFGAYLSDEDIAKFKDVLNEVMMELKGEHIQ; translated from the coding sequence ATGGAAGTAAAAACAATTTATTTAGATAATAGTGCAACCACAAAGCCTTTAAAAGAGGTCATGCAAGCATTTATGGTAGTGAATGAGCAGTATTATGCCAATCCCGCTTCCATACATGCAATGGGTGTTGAAGCAAACAACTTATTAATGCGTGCACGTGAGCAAGTAGCAGATATTTTGCAGACAGAAGCAAAAAATGTGCTATTTACATCAGGTGGTACTGAATCCAATAATACAGCAATTTTGGGTCTGGCTCACAGCAATACACATAAAGGCAAGCATATTATAACGACTGAAATTGAACATCCCTCTGTTCTAGAGTCCGTTAAACAACTTGAAAAAGAGGGCTTTGAAGTAGAATATCTACCAGTGGATCAAAATGGAGTGATTTCATTAGATGATCTTCGAGCAAAAGTACGTAAGGATACCATTTTAGTAAGCATAATGCACGTTAATAATGAAATGGGCGCAATTCAGCCCATATTTGAAGCAGCTAAAATTATTCATAACATGAGCAGGGCTGCTTTTCATGTGGATGCTGTTCAAAGTTTCGGAAAATTACCTTTAGCATTTAACCATGAGGATGGACCTGACTGCATTTCCATTTCTGGGCATAAAATTCATGGATTTAAGGGCTCAGGTGTGTTAGCGTTTCGGACACATATGAAGTGGCAGCCATATGCACTTGGCGGTGGTCAGGAATATGGATTGCGCAGTGGGACAGTGGCTGTTCCGCAGGCTGTCGCTTTATCCAAAGCTGCTCGTATTGCAGTGGAATCTAGGGTGGATCAGGAAAAAAAATATCGTAAATGGCATGATGAAATATGTCTACAGTTACGTGAATATGGAGAGGCAGTGCATATTTTATCTACGCCTCAGGGAGCAGCACATATTTTATCTTTTAGCATTCGTGATTTAAAAGGTGAGGTTATTATTAATGCCATGCAAAAACGTCAGGTAATCGTTTCTACATCAAGTGCTTGTTCGTCAAAGCAAACAAAAACAAGCCATGTGGTAGAGGCCTTAAAACTTGATGAGCATTTTAAAAAGGGTGTTATCCGTTTAAGCTTTGGTGCCTATTTATCGGATGAGGATATTGCAAAATTTAAAGATGTATTAAATGAAGTAATGATGGAACTTAAAGGAGAACATATACAATGA
- a CDS encoding GNAT family N-acetyltransferase, with protein sequence MGKLPFFIREMTESYATDIVSWKYETPYDFYNNEHSEESIKEILDNPYYSIVNDKDELVGFFCTGASAQVPKGHDYGAYLNECIDVGIGMKPELTGKGFGTEFFTFILNQIQQNNQYPLRLTVAKFNTRAIHLYEKLGFKKSMEFTATSAFITMLKK encoded by the coding sequence GTGGGGAAATTGCCATTTTTTATTAGGGAAATGACTGAAAGCTATGCGACTGATATTGTAAGTTGGAAATATGAAACTCCATATGATTTTTATAATAACGAACATTCTGAGGAATCAATAAAAGAGATACTTGATAATCCATATTATTCAATTGTTAACGACAAAGATGAACTTGTCGGTTTTTTTTGTACAGGAGCATCTGCACAAGTTCCTAAAGGGCATGACTATGGGGCATATCTAAACGAATGTATTGATGTAGGTATCGGGATGAAGCCTGAATTAACAGGGAAAGGTTTTGGTACGGAATTTTTTACATTTATCCTAAATCAAATACAACAAAATAATCAGTACCCTCTCCGCTTAACAGTTGCTAAATTTAATACGAGAGCTATTCATCTTTACGAAAAATTAGGCTTTAAAAAAAGCATGGAATTCACAGCAACAAGCGCATTTATAACAATGTTGAAAAAATGA
- the ezrA gene encoding septation ring formation regulator EzrA produces MEYIIIPVVLLLILAIVGFMMRRKHTTIIAKLENEKLQIQNNPINEEISKVKSLNMNGETEEMFERWRNSWDEVIDVHMTKIDSLLFDAEDQINRLRFKKATLIEREIEDYIQKCEQDKDKILEELNELIGSEEKNRIEIEQLKEYYRSARKTLLAHQHSFGVALPALENRLETFVQKFDEFDVLTSEGNYLQAREIVISLNHESQQTFDYINDVPTILTELQVKLPGAVQELRSGQREMEDQSYYLQHLELAEALNKFEEEFKTLKNELAELNLTDVKPRVAEINEEIDRFYDLLEKEVIAKNYVDQNCDRLLSSITNVITSTRLVSDEATYVQQSYHLNEKDAEIPKAALKQLEALQRRYELLAMRVKEEKSAYSSLQEELIEISDELERIHEEQGHLSNTMKKLRIDENKARTQVESLKKALQETDRLLNKANIPGIPDEMDARLDEAAEHIYVVMQSLQEVPLNMGTVHNNLTAATLCVEDVKEKANELIENVMLIERIIQYGNRHRVTNPNLNARLKEAEVAFHQFRYSKALEEAGTAVEEMEPGALKRIQELVAEEFMSR; encoded by the coding sequence ATGGAGTATATCATCATTCCGGTTGTCCTACTATTAATTTTAGCTATAGTGGGATTTATGATGCGACGAAAACATACAACAATCATTGCAAAGCTTGAAAATGAAAAATTACAAATACAAAATAACCCCATAAACGAGGAAATTTCCAAAGTAAAATCTTTGAATATGAACGGTGAAACAGAAGAGATGTTTGAACGATGGCGTAATAGCTGGGATGAAGTCATCGATGTACATATGACAAAAATTGATTCGCTGTTATTTGATGCAGAGGACCAAATAAATAGACTGCGTTTTAAAAAAGCAACACTCATTGAACGTGAGATAGAGGATTATATTCAAAAGTGTGAACAGGATAAAGATAAAATTTTAGAAGAATTAAATGAATTAATTGGCAGCGAAGAAAAAAACCGTATAGAAATTGAACAATTAAAAGAATATTATCGCTCTGCGCGTAAAACCTTGTTAGCCCATCAACATTCATTTGGTGTAGCTTTACCAGCATTAGAAAATAGACTGGAGACATTCGTTCAAAAGTTTGATGAATTTGATGTACTGACAAGCGAAGGGAATTATTTGCAGGCAAGGGAGATTGTAATTAGCCTAAACCATGAATCGCAACAAACATTTGACTATATCAATGATGTACCAACGATTTTAACAGAGCTGCAAGTAAAGCTACCTGGAGCTGTACAGGAATTGCGTAGTGGTCAGCGTGAAATGGAGGATCAATCCTATTATTTACAGCATTTGGAGCTAGCAGAGGCACTAAATAAGTTTGAAGAAGAATTTAAAACATTAAAAAACGAGTTAGCGGAGCTTAATTTGACAGATGTTAAGCCGCGTGTTGCTGAAATAAATGAAGAAATTGATCGATTCTACGATTTACTGGAAAAAGAGGTTATCGCTAAAAACTATGTTGACCAAAATTGTGATCGCTTACTAAGTTCAATTACCAATGTTATTACTTCAACAAGATTGGTTAGTGATGAAGCGACTTATGTGCAACAAAGCTATCATTTAAATGAAAAAGATGCTGAGATTCCAAAAGCGGCTTTAAAGCAATTAGAGGCATTACAGCGACGTTATGAGTTACTTGCAATGCGTGTGAAAGAGGAGAAGTCTGCTTACTCAAGCTTGCAGGAGGAATTAATTGAAATTAGTGATGAGCTTGAACGAATTCATGAGGAACAAGGGCATTTATCAAATACGATGAAAAAACTTCGTATAGATGAGAATAAGGCACGTACACAAGTAGAAAGCCTAAAGAAAGCATTGCAAGAGACAGATCGACTTTTAAATAAGGCCAATATTCCTGGTATACCAGATGAAATGGATGCGCGTTTAGATGAGGCGGCAGAGCATATCTATGTAGTGATGCAAAGCTTGCAAGAAGTACCTCTTAATATGGGAACAGTACATAATAATTTAACGGCTGCTACCCTTTGTGTGGAGGATGTAAAAGAAAAGGCGAATGAATTGATAGAAAATGTAATGCTAATTGAACGGATTATTCAGTATGGAAATCGTCATCGTGTAACAAATCCAAATTTGAATGCTCGTTTAAAAGAAGCTGAAGTAGCTTTTCATCAATTCCGTTATTCCAAAGCACTAGAAGAGGCTGGAACGGCAGTTGAAGAAATGGAGCCAGGCGCTTTAAAACGAATTCAAGAGCTCGTTGCAGAGGAATTCATGTCAAGATAG
- the hisJ gene encoding histidinol-phosphatase HisJ: MKRDGHIHSPYCPHGTTDTFKQYIEKAIANCFTDITFTEHAPLPSGFIDPTPEQDSGMNPEFLMSYLNDLQCLQKQYARDIRIHIGLEVDYIHGFEQETREFLDTYGHYLNDSILSVHFLSWQNTFECIDYSPESFIDFSKKVGSVEQVYHLYYDTVLQSIKADLGKYKPKRIGHPSLVHKFQLAHKVKVDDIERIREVLDCMKLDGYELDINSAGLSKAHCQEPYPPFAFIEYSKSIGLPAVFGSDAHSASDLHQHYHVIFPK; encoded by the coding sequence ATGAAACGAGACGGACACATTCATAGTCCTTATTGTCCACATGGTACTACTGATACATTTAAGCAATATATTGAGAAAGCAATTGCTAATTGCTTCACTGATATTACGTTTACGGAGCATGCGCCTTTACCATCAGGTTTTATTGACCCTACACCAGAACAAGATAGTGGTATGAATCCAGAATTTCTAATGTCTTATCTTAACGATCTGCAGTGCCTGCAAAAGCAATATGCACGAGACATTCGTATTCATATTGGATTAGAGGTTGACTACATTCATGGCTTTGAACAAGAAACACGTGAATTTTTGGATACATATGGACATTATTTAAATGACTCTATTTTATCAGTCCACTTTTTATCATGGCAAAATACATTTGAATGTATCGATTATTCTCCAGAAAGCTTTATCGATTTTTCTAAAAAAGTAGGCTCTGTTGAACAGGTTTATCATTTATATTATGATACGGTTCTACAATCCATTAAAGCAGATTTAGGAAAATATAAGCCTAAACGTATCGGACACCCCTCACTTGTTCACAAGTTTCAGCTAGCACATAAAGTAAAAGTTGATGACATTGAGAGGATTCGAGAAGTTTTAGATTGTATGAAGCTAGATGGCTATGAGCTAGATATAAATAGTGCTGGTTTAAGTAAAGCACATTGTCAGGAACCTTATCCACCATTTGCCTTTATTGAATATAGTAAATCTATAGGATTGCCTGCTGTTTTTGGTTCAGATGCGCACAGTGCCAGTGATTTACATCAACACTACCATGTTATATTTCCAAAATAA
- a CDS encoding GAF domain-containing protein: protein MFTKIHYDGPIAEQYHSLTKQLDALLTGETDRIANLSNASALLNQFLTNINWVGFYILQGDELVLGPFQGLPACVRIPTGRGVCGTAVARKETIVVKDVHEFPGHIACDAASQSEIVIPLIKSGEVIGVLDIDGPIVNRFSKDDQDGLELFVHTLLLHL from the coding sequence ATGTTTACGAAAATTCATTATGATGGCCCTATCGCTGAACAATATCATTCATTGACTAAACAATTGGATGCCCTACTTACAGGAGAAACAGATCGCATTGCCAATTTAAGCAACGCCTCTGCATTATTGAATCAATTTTTAACTAACATTAACTGGGTTGGTTTTTATATCTTACAAGGAGACGAGTTAGTGCTGGGTCCATTCCAAGGCTTACCTGCCTGCGTTAGAATTCCTACTGGGCGCGGTGTTTGCGGAACAGCTGTAGCTCGAAAGGAAACAATCGTTGTTAAAGATGTACATGAATTTCCAGGACATATTGCCTGTGATGCGGCATCACAATCAGAAATCGTTATCCCTTTAATAAAAAGCGGAGAAGTGATAGGTGTTCTTGACATCGACGGTCCAATTGTTAATCGATTTTCAAAAGATGATCAAGACGGATTAGAGTTATTCGTCCATACGCTACTTCTACATTTATAA